The region CGCAACAAGGGGGAACACGCCCTCCGTTCCCTGAAAAAGGCCATGCGCTGGGACGAGGAAACCTTTGGCCGTGAATACGACCTGGACTGCTACATGATCGTGGCGGTGGACGATTTCAACATGGGGGCCATGGAAAACAAGGGGCTCAACATCTTCAACTCGCGCTACGTCCTGGCCACCCCCGAGACCGCCACCGACGAGGACTACCAGGCCATCGAGGAGGTCATCGGCCACGAGTATTTCCATAACTGGAGCGGCAACCGGGTTACCTGCCGCGACTGGTTCCAGCTCTCCCTCAAAGAGGGGCTCACCATCTTCCGCGACCAGGAGTTTTCCGCCGACATGGAATCGCGCGGCGTGAAGCGCATCGCCGATGTCCGCTACCTGCGCACCGCACAGTTCGCCGAGGATGGCGGCCCGCTGGCGCACCCGGTCCGCCCCGAATCCTACATGGAGATCAACAACTTCTACACCGCGACCGTCTATAACAAGGGGGGCGAGTTGATCCGCATGCTCCGCACCTTGCTGGGCGCCGAGCGTTTCAGAAAGGGAATGGACCTCTACTTCGAACGCCATGACGGGCAGGCGGTCACGATTGAGGACTTTGTCCAGGCCATGGCCGATGCGAGTAATATGGACCTCGGCCGGTTCCGCCTCTGGTACAGTCAGGCCGGAACGCCGCTTATGGAGGCATCGGGCTCATTTGAAGCGGCCGACGGCGTCTTCACCCTGACGGTGCGCCAATCCTGCCCCGCCACCCCCGGGCAGCCGGAGAAACAACCGCTCCACATCCCGCTGGTCGTCGGCCTCCTGGACCGGGCCGGCCGGGAGCTTCCGGTCACCCTGTTCGGCGAACCGGTGCCCGGCCCCGCCACCAGGCTGCTTGAAGTGAACAAGGCTGAACAGACGTTCCACTTCTCCGGTCTGGACAGCGAGCCGGTGCCGGCCCTGCTGCGCGGCTTCTCAGCCCCGGTAAAGCTGGATTACCCCTACCGCCACGACGACCTCGTACTCCTCATGGCCCACGAAACCGATCCTTTCTGCCGCTGGGAGGCGGGCCAACAATTGGCGGCGCAGGTCATCCTCGCCCTGGTGGCCGACCAGCAGGCCGGACGGGAACTCAAGCCGGACCCGGCGTTCGTGGCGGCCTATCGGGCCATCCTTACCAGTGGGGAGCCGGATCGGGCCTTTCTGGCCGAGGCGCTCACCCTGCCGTCGGAGAAATACCTGGCCGAACTGATGCCGGTCATCGACCCGGAGGCCATCCACATCGCCCGCAGGTTCACGATCCGCGCCCTGGCAACGCCGTTGCGGAACGATTTTCTCGCAGTGCGCGAGGCGTGCCGCAGTACCAGGCCCTACGGGGTGGACGACGGCCGATCGGGAGAACGCCGTCTGGCCAACCTCTGTCTGGCCTACCTGATGAGTCTGGAAGAGCAGGCCATCACCGAACTCTGCATCCAGCAGTACCGTACATCGGACAACATGACCGACACCATGGGGGCGCTTGGGCCGCTGGCCTCGTGCGACTGCCCCGAGCGCAGCCAGGTGTTGGAGGATTTCTACCGTCACTGGCAGGGGGATCGCCAAGTGGTGGACAAGTGGTTTTCGCTCAGAGCCCTGTCGGATCTCCCCGACACCCTTGACGACGTCCGGGCGCTCCTGAACCATCCGGCTTTCGAGCTGGCCAATCCCAACCGTTTCCGCGCCCTGGTGGGAGCCTTCAGCCAGAACCAGCCCCACTTCCATGCCCCCGACGGCGCAGGTTACCGGTTTCTGGTCGATCAACTGCTCCGCCTCATCCCGCTCAATCCCCAGGTCTCCGCCCGACTGCTCGCGCCGTTGACCACTTGGCGGCGCTTCGAGCCGGGGCGACAGGAGCTCATGCAGCAGGAGTTGCGACGGATCCAGGCACTTCCCAACCTGCCCCGGGATGTCTACGAGGTCGTGGAAAAAAGCCTGTAACCTGCCCCCAGGCGAAACGGCTGGGCACTATTCGGGACAACGCGAGTTTGAAGGATTGGAGCAACAGGCTGCGGGGAGGATTCCTACCCGAGGCATTCCGGCAGTGAATATCCGGGATTGACAGGGATATCGAAATGTATCCCCGTTGAAAACTCCATGATTCCCTCGACCCGAACCACGAACCTGGTCAAGGCGGGGGTAATGTCCAGTGGTACGGGTCCGGCGCTCTCTCCTTCGACCGTATCGTCGTGGGGCTTGACGACCCGGCCGATCAACTGATAGCCGGTCTTCGATCCGGGCGCGGCTACCACAACCGCAACATGGGTGTTGCGGGTAATATTGTGCAGCGTCATCGGGCAAAACCAGTTCTCGAACACCAAAAGCGACCCGCCGCTCACAGCCAGGCGATTACCGGCTGCCACGTGAGGATGTCCCTTCGCATCCGCAGAAGCCACATAGACCACGGGAGCGCTTTCAATGTATTGACGCATCGTTTCCGAAATCATGTCGCCCCCCCTCTGCAGCAACGCTCCCGCGCACACAATGCGTATCGACTGCCACTGTTCTCGGTACATTCGCAGGATGCGCGCCAACAATACAATAAAAAATAGCACAGTAATACCAGCATATTGCAGTATCAGCCGCATCCTCGGCAATCAAGGGGACTGCAATAAAACTTGCAGCGCAAGCACGCTTGATACAAGTACTGGACCAGAAAAGGGCAACTCACGGGACGAATACATCTTTGTTGCTTATGCAACAAAGATTGCTGGATATGGGGCAGCAACCGGCGTAAACTCCCCCAGACATAGGTTCAGCTCGGCATCGTCTACTTAGTCCGGCACAGCCTGAACTTCGTATCCTGGAAACAGCGGAAGGAAATGGCTAATGATCTGAAATCGACATACAATGCCGCTACCGTCGATCAGGCTGAAGCAAACCTCGAAGCATTCGGCAAGAAGTAGGATGCCACCCATCCCAAGGTGAGTCAATCGTGGCGTAACAGCTGGCAACGAATCATCCCGTGCTTTGCCTATCCGCAAAACATACGAAAGGTCATTTACACCACCAATACTATTGAATCGTCGAACATGTCCCTGCGGAAGGTGACCAAAAACGGTGGTTCATTCCCGGATGACGAAGCAATGTTTAAGTTGCTCTATCTGGCTCTGACGAATATATCAAAGAAATAGGCCATGACGATCAGGGATTGGAAGTCTGTACTTAACCAATTCAGTATCATGTTTGAAGATCGTGTTTGAAATTGACGCCAAATGTGCGTCTGGAATAGTTGCCCTCATAACGACTGCGTTGGTGGATATGATGACCTCAAACAATGAATTGTCCCCAAAATCCTCTATTGATAGCAAACCGGGCAGCGATTTTGCGCTCCAGGTTGTAATCATTGGCCTTGCCTATTTTACTGCCAACAAAATAGCGCTGCTTTTCCCCGACGCCGAAAGAGTTCTTGCTGCTGTCTGGCCCGCTGCCGGGGTAGGGTTGGCAGCTCTGCTCCTCTCACCACGCCAAATCTGGCCAAAAACTCTCATCGTCATATTCGCAGCCGGCAATAGTGCAAATCTTATCTCCGGACGTCCACTAATCAACAGCCTCTGTTTCATGACAGCGAATTGCCTCGAATCATATTGCAGTGCCTGGCTGATTACTCGTTGGTGCGGCGACAACATTACCTTTTCCAGAGTAAAGGAGATATTGGCCCTCATCTGCGCCAGCACCCTGGTAAACGCCTTCACGGCAACAGTGAGCAGTGCTTTTGCTGTCATTGTTGGTATCAATTCTTTCCAGACATTCTGGTCGACCTGGTGGGTGTCGGATGGCCTTGGCCTGCTGATCGTCACCCCTGCCATTGTTACCTTGTTCAGGCCACATATCATTAACAAAAAGACTTTACGGCTCAGTCGGCTTGCCGAAACCGCCTGCTACTTTGTCGTGATAATCATGTTTAGCCTGGATGCATTTAATAATAACATCGTCCTGTTGCATATTGACCGATTCCCGTTTCTCTTATTTGCAGTAATTGCATGGGGGGCTTTGCGCCTGAACATCAGCGCGGTTGCAGGCAGCATCCTCATACTGGCAATCATTGCCGCCACCGGTGATACCATTAGCAGAGGGCCACTTATTTGGGGAGGTAACACTCCTCCGGAGCGTCTGCTGAATGTGCAAATGTTTATCGGTATCCTTGCTGCAACCGGGCTGTTTCTCTCCGCCAGTTTCGCCGAGGCCAGGAAAGCAGTCCAATCTGAGCGTGAGACCGGGAAACGTTTCCGCGCTTTGATCGAACAGGCTCCTGAAGCAATCTTGATATTTGAAGTGGATCAGTTGATGCTGGTTGATGCAAACCCTGCCGCCGAAAAGTTGTTCGACTGTAGTCGCAATGTTCTTATCCAGGGTGGTCTGCAACGATTTTATACCATGGGGCAATCTGATGGACAGTTGATTGCCGAGTTAATTGAAGACCACAATCAACAGGTCATATCCGGCAAAATCGTAACCTTTGAACAACAAGTCCAGACCGCTGAAGGCAGGTTCAGACTGTGCGAGGTGCACCTTGTCAGGCTGCCATCGGAGCATGATAATCTGATCCGGGCAAGCTTCATCGACATCACGGAGCGCAAACGGGTCGAGGAGGAACGCATTGGCCTGGAGAAACAGCTACTGCACGCTCAAAAGTTGGAATCGTTGGGGGTCCTTGCAGGCGGCATCGCACATGACTTTAACAACCTTCTCATGGCCATCATGGGCAATGCCGACATGGCCCTCATGAGACTTAGCAAGGAATCCCCCGCTGTGGAAAACCTGCGCAAGATTGAGCAAGCGTCTGCCCGCGCCGCCGATCTGGCCAAACAAATGCTTGCCTACTCCGGCAAGGGGAAGTTCGTGGTGGAACCACTCGACCTGAACAACCTGGTGGAAGAGATGTGGCATATGTTGGAGGTTTCTATATCCAAGAAAGCGGTGCTCCGCCTCAATCCGTATCATCCTCTCCCGGCCGTTGAGGCCGATGCCACCCAGATTCGCCAGATAATCATGAATCTGGTCATCAATGCCTCGGAGGCCATCGGCGACAAGAGCGGCATTATCGCCGTCACCACCGGTTGTCTTGAGTGCAACGAAATATACTTGCAGGGCACCTGGCTGACCGACGCAATCCACGAAGGGCTGTATGTCTATCTGGAAATAGCCGACACTGGTTGCGGCATGGACAAGGAGACACAGGATAAGATCTTTGACCCCTTCTTTACCACCAAGTTTGCCGGCCGGGGGTTGGGGATGGCTGCGGTGCTCGGCATCGTGCGCGGCCACAAGGGGGCAATCAAGGTCTACAGTGAACTGAACAAGGGGACAACCTTCAAGATCCTGCTTCCTGCCTCTGATCGACCCGCTGAGTTGTTCAACGGAGACAGCGGTCACGATGACTGGCATGGTGAAGGGACTGTCCTGCTGGTTGACGACGAAGAAACGGTTCGTGGCATCGGCACAGACATGCTCAAGGGATTGGGCTTCGAGGTCATCACCGCCAATGACGGGCATGTGGCGTTAGACAAATACCGTGATAATCCCGGAATCACCCTTGTCATCCTCGACCTGACCATGCCGCACATGGATGGCGAGCAATGTTTCCGGGAACTCAGGCAGCTTGATTCAAAAGTGAAGGTCATTATGTCCAGCGGTTTTAGTGAGCAGGAGGTGGCGCAGAAGTTCGCCGGCAAAGGTCTGGCCGGATTCATTCAGAAGCCCTACAAACTGTCAATGCTGCGGGAGGAGATCAAAAAAGTGACGGCTGCGCACATCAAGATGTCATAAGCCAACCGCCACACATCATCTGCTCATAGGTAAATCCTAAGGACATTGCTATTGCTCGGCGAAAGCAATAGTGAAATTATAGAGACTTCCAACAACCGAGAAATTCATTTACACAAGGCTTGTGACATCCATGTTAATTATTTTAAAACGTTGAAATTGAATTGTGATCTTGGTTCCTGTCATGTAGAAGAAAGTATATTTAATAAGCAGTTGCCACCTAGTTGAAACGCGGGACATCACCGAGGAGGAACCTCATGTACGATGCTGCAGCCCTCCTTTCCTGGATCGTCCATCATTACTACTACTTTCCCGCCTTTACCGTCTTCGTCATCCTGCTCAGGAACTCGATGGTAGTGGCGAGGCATCCCAAATGGCCCCAACCAGGCATATGCCGATGAGTACGCACGCGTGAACGGCATTATCAATGACCGTGCAGAAGCCTTGGCAGCGGAAATCGGGCAGAGAGGTTCTCGTGCCACGCCTTTGGCGGCTTCCCAGCGCACCGACACGGCCAACCTGAACGGGGATTTTCCCCATAAAACCGCCGCAACCCGAGCAGGAGTGGGGTGGATCGGACGTCATTGCCAACCGATCACACGTCCCTTTGGACCATGGGTTCGCCTGGGAACGGTTTTCACCGATCTGGCTCTCCCCTGCGCACAGCCGATGCAACAGAGTTTGTGCGGCCGTTGTTCCCGTTGCGTCAAGGCGTGCCCTGCAAAAGCTCTGCAGGGCCCTACGTGGTATCCCGGGCTGCCCCGTGAAGAACTTCTAGATGCCTGGGCCTGCGATCAGTGGAAAAAGGAACACTATTATCAATACCAGCGGGGACACGCTTGCGGAATGTGCACGGCGGTTTGCCCCCATGGACTCCGTTTCCCGAATGGTGACGTTCCATCTTGACACAAACCATTATCGCCATAACCGCCGCCTACCTGCTGGGCTGCTTCACCACCGGCTACTACCTGGTGCGGCTTTCGACCGGCCAGGATATCCGCGCCACTGCCAGCGGCAACCTGGGAAGCCGCAACGTGGGGCGTCTGTTGGGCACCAAAGGTTTTATCCTCACCTTTCTCGGCGATGCCGGGAAGGGGTTGTTGGCGGTCTGGCTGGCCCGCTACCTGAGCCCCGCCCCGTGGCTTCCCTGCGCCGCCCTGCTGGCGGCGGTCGCCGGGCACATCTGGCCGATACAGCTCGGCCTGCGCGGCGGCAAGGGATTCGCCACCTTCGCGGGGGGAATGATCCTGCTCAAGCCGCTGGTGCTGCTGGCCGGCCTGGGCCTCTGCGTTGTGGCCTATCCGTTCCTGCGCGGCACCACCAGGACCGGCCTGGTGGCCCTGGCCTGTTCCCCCCTGTTTGTTGTAGCAGGGCAACTGCGGCGCGGCGCTCCGATCATGTCCCCCGCAACGGCGCTCTACTGTCTGCTGGTGGTCGTGGTCCTCTACGCCCACCGTACCAACATCCGCAAGGAATTTTTCAACCGTGGCGGCTGTTTGAGATAATACCGGAGGCCCCTGATTTGTGCAAAACTACCGACAGTCGGATATCACCATGACCGGCACCACCGGTAAACGGCAAAAAATCGCCATCCTGAGCGTCTCGGCCGGCGCCGGCCACGTGCGGGCCGCCCAGGCGCTCCAGGCCGCGGCGGAGAAATGGTATCCCCACCTGGAAACGGTCCACGTGGACCTGATGGCGCTGGTGCCCAAACTGTTCAAGACCATCTACGCCGATACCTACATCAAGGTGGTGGAACGCCACCCGGCCTTTTGGGGCTATCTCTACGACAAGACCGACCGCGACAAGGTGGATTCGGCTTTGAGCCGCCTGAGGAGCGCCATCGAGCGGCTCAATACCCGGAAGCTGAAACGGGTGCTGGCCGAGATCGCCCCGGACCATGTGATCTGCACGCATTTCCTGCCGGCCCAACTGCTGGCGCGCCAGATCCGCAAGGGGGAGTTCAAACAGCCAGTCTGGGTGCAGGTGACCGATTTCGACGTGCATGCCCTCTGGATTCACGAAGGACTGAGCGGCTACTTCGCCGCCCACGATGAGGTGGCCTGGCGCATGGTCGAGCGGGGTATCCCGGCGGCCGGCGTGCGGGTGACCGGCATCCCGATCATGCCGGCCTTCGGCGAAAAGCAGGACCGCGCCGCCTGCGCCGCTGAACTGGGGCTCGATCCCGACCGAAAAACGCTCCTGATGATGTCCGGCGGCACCGGTGTGGGGAGTATCCACCTCCTGGCCGAACGGCTGCTCAAACTGGAAGGTGATTTCCAGATCGTGGCCATGGCAGGCAAGAACGAGCGGCTGCTGGCCGATCTTCGGGCCATGGCCCGGCAGTATCCGGGGCGGCTCTTCCCTCTGGGGTTTACCAGGGTGATCGAGCGGGCCATGACGGTCAGCGACCTGGCCATCACCAAACCGGGCGGCCTGACCACCTCGGAATGCCTTGCCATGGGGCTGCCCATGATCGTGGTGTCGCCGATCCCGGGGCAGGAGGAACGCAATGCCGATTTTCTGCTGGAGAACGGCGCGGCCATGAAGGCCTGCGACGCCGGCGCCCTGGCCTGGCGGGTGGCAATGCTGCTGCAAGAGCCGGAGCGTCTGGCGCGCATGGGGAAAAAGGCCCTGGGGCTGGGGCGGCCGGATGCGGCCCGGCAGGTGTTGGAGATTGTACAAGGCGGGCTATGAATTTTATTTCCTCACAACGTTACGCAGAAGGTGAAACCGTTTATGAAAAAATTCCGTTGGGCTCGTTCCGGGCACCTGTTGTTTCTCATCACCTGGGTAACGCTTCTGGGGCTGTTCTTCGCCATGACCGAGATCCAGATCGAGGGGGCCAACGGCTGGGCCGCTTCTCTGCCCACCTGGCGCGTCGAAAAGCATTGGCTGCTGGACCTTTTCTGGGGCGGCCGGGCCATGACCGGCTACCACGCCTGGGTATTTTCCTTCATGTGCCTGGCTTTCCACCTGCCCCACGCCATCGTGGGGCGGATCACCTGGCGCCAGGAGGCGCGGTGCCTCGGCTCGTTGATGCTCTTCTGGATCATCGAGGACTTTCTCTGGTTCGTCATGAACCCGGCCTACGGCATCGCCCATTTCAGGCCGCAATTCATCTCCTGGCACAAGCATTGGGCACTGGGCGTGCCCACGGATTATCTGCTCTTCACCGTGGTCGGCTCCCTGCTCCTCATGGCATCCTTTTCCGGCGTGCGATCAAACGAGAGGCTACAGGCGTGAGCTGTCCCCCCAGCTTCCCTCCCGCGGCACCATTTCCTTTGATTGCGTATTGAAATTTGTCTCTCGACTTGAGAAAATGAATCTATAAGGAGGTGCTCGATATGATACGCAAAGCGCTACTGCTCATGGGGGTTCTGCTCCTGCTGGGAGGATTCACCTCGCTCTCGGACCGGCTCAAGGAACAGTTGAAAACGTCACCGCAGCATTATGCCCAGTTTGATGTGAATATGGGGTGGGATGTGACGACGGCGAAGGGTACTACCGTCATCAACGGCGTCATCCAGAATATCCGGTATGCATCAATGGAGGATATCGAGATATGGGTGTCATCGGTTGACGCCAACGGCAAAACCGTCAGCCGTTCGGTCAATTACGTGATCCCGAGGAGACTGGAAATGGGCGACCTTACCCCATTCAGCATCACATTGCCGACCGCGGCACCGCCGGGCACAAAACTTATTTTCACCTACAAATACAACGGGTCGGACGGTGGCCCGGATGACGGTTCAATCAACTGGATGCAATCGTTTGAGTCGATTGTTTCTCCCCCCGTTTAAAACGGGAAAACAGGTAAAACGGAAAAGCCCACCCCGAAAGAGGTGGGCTTTTCCGTGTCCGGCCGGCATCGAGGAGTTGCAACGACGGCCGCACGGGATTACGACTACGACGAACCGAACTGCGGGCTAGAGCCAATGTTTGGGATACGAGCGGTGATACACCACGTTATTGGTAAAGATCGCCGTTGCCAGAAGGATCAACGCCCCTGCCAGCACCGGCAGCAGGATGAAGCTCGGGCCCGCCGCCCCCTGAACGCCGATCAGGGCGGTGGCTCCACCGGGCGGATGGGTTGTGTGGGTCATGTTCATAACGAAA is a window of Oryzomonas sagensis DNA encoding:
- a CDS encoding MGDG synthase family glycosyltransferase, producing the protein MQNYRQSDITMTGTTGKRQKIAILSVSAGAGHVRAAQALQAAAEKWYPHLETVHVDLMALVPKLFKTIYADTYIKVVERHPAFWGYLYDKTDRDKVDSALSRLRSAIERLNTRKLKRVLAEIAPDHVICTHFLPAQLLARQIRKGEFKQPVWVQVTDFDVHALWIHEGLSGYFAAHDEVAWRMVERGIPAAGVRVTGIPIMPAFGEKQDRAACAAELGLDPDRKTLLMMSGGTGVGSIHLLAERLLKLEGDFQIVAMAGKNERLLADLRAMARQYPGRLFPLGFTRVIERAMTVSDLAITKPGGLTTSECLAMGLPMIVVSPIPGQEERNADFLLENGAAMKACDAGALAWRVAMLLQEPERLARMGKKALGLGRPDAARQVLEIVQGGL
- the pepN gene encoding aminopeptidase N, translating into MTETAHTTIHRHDYRPPDYTVESIDLRFELGEDTTLVRSRLALRAAYDRSGGERPLVLDGHRFVLRSLCLDGTPLVPEAFQVSAETLVVPSVPVSFTLEVETELRPQDNTFLEGLYRSNGMFCTQCEAQGFRSITYYPDRPDVLSIFTVTVVADRERYPVLLSNGNPLDRGELPDGRHFITWHDPFRKPSYLFALVAGKLACIEDSFTTCSGREVSLRLYLQEANRNKGEHALRSLKKAMRWDEETFGREYDLDCYMIVAVDDFNMGAMENKGLNIFNSRYVLATPETATDEDYQAIEEVIGHEYFHNWSGNRVTCRDWFQLSLKEGLTIFRDQEFSADMESRGVKRIADVRYLRTAQFAEDGGPLAHPVRPESYMEINNFYTATVYNKGGELIRMLRTLLGAERFRKGMDLYFERHDGQAVTIEDFVQAMADASNMDLGRFRLWYSQAGTPLMEASGSFEAADGVFTLTVRQSCPATPGQPEKQPLHIPLVVGLLDRAGRELPVTLFGEPVPGPATRLLEVNKAEQTFHFSGLDSEPVPALLRGFSAPVKLDYPYRHDDLVLLMAHETDPFCRWEAGQQLAAQVILALVADQQAGRELKPDPAFVAAYRAILTSGEPDRAFLAEALTLPSEKYLAELMPVIDPEAIHIARRFTIRALATPLRNDFLAVREACRSTRPYGVDDGRSGERRLANLCLAYLMSLEEQAITELCIQQYRTSDNMTDTMGALGPLASCDCPERSQVLEDFYRHWQGDRQVVDKWFSLRALSDLPDTLDDVRALLNHPAFELANPNRFRALVGAFSQNQPHFHAPDGAGYRFLVDQLLRLIPLNPQVSARLLAPLTTWRRFEPGRQELMQQELRRIQALPNLPRDVYEVVEKSL
- a CDS encoding glycerol-3-phosphate acyltransferase, translating into MTQTIIAITAAYLLGCFTTGYYLVRLSTGQDIRATASGNLGSRNVGRLLGTKGFILTFLGDAGKGLLAVWLARYLSPAPWLPCAALLAAVAGHIWPIQLGLRGGKGFATFAGGMILLKPLVLLAGLGLCVVAYPFLRGTTRTGLVALACSPLFVVAGQLRRGAPIMSPATALYCLLVVVVLYAHRTNIRKEFFNRGGCLR
- a CDS encoding MASE1 domain-containing protein translates to MMTSNNELSPKSSIDSKPGSDFALQVVIIGLAYFTANKIALLFPDAERVLAAVWPAAGVGLAALLLSPRQIWPKTLIVIFAAGNSANLISGRPLINSLCFMTANCLESYCSAWLITRWCGDNITFSRVKEILALICASTLVNAFTATVSSAFAVIVGINSFQTFWSTWWVSDGLGLLIVTPAIVTLFRPHIINKKTLRLSRLAETACYFVVIIMFSLDAFNNNIVLLHIDRFPFLLFAVIAWGALRLNISAVAGSILILAIIAATGDTISRGPLIWGGNTPPERLLNVQMFIGILAATGLFLSASFAEARKAVQSERETGKRFRALIEQAPEAILIFEVDQLMLVDANPAAEKLFDCSRNVLIQGGLQRFYTMGQSDGQLIAELIEDHNQQVISGKIVTFEQQVQTAEGRFRLCEVHLVRLPSEHDNLIRASFIDITERKRVEEERIGLEKQLLHAQKLESLGVLAGGIAHDFNNLLMAIMGNADMALMRLSKESPAVENLRKIEQASARAADLAKQMLAYSGKGKFVVEPLDLNNLVEEMWHMLEVSISKKAVLRLNPYHPLPAVEADATQIRQIIMNLVINASEAIGDKSGIIAVTTGCLECNEIYLQGTWLTDAIHEGLYVYLEIADTGCGMDKETQDKIFDPFFTTKFAGRGLGMAAVLGIVRGHKGAIKVYSELNKGTTFKILLPASDRPAELFNGDSGHDDWHGEGTVLLVDDEETVRGIGTDMLKGLGFEVITANDGHVALDKYRDNPGITLVILDLTMPHMDGEQCFRELRQLDSKVKVIMSSGFSEQEVAQKFAGKGLAGFIQKPYKLSMLREEIKKVTAAHIKMS
- a CDS encoding pyridoxamine 5'-phosphate oxidase family protein, whose amino-acid sequence is MISETMRQYIESAPVVYVASADAKGHPHVAAGNRLAVSGGSLLVFENWFCPMTLHNITRNTHVAVVVAAPGSKTGYQLIGRVVKPHDDTVEGESAGPVPLDITPALTRFVVRVEGIMEFSTGIHFDIPVNPGYSLPECLG
- a CDS encoding 4Fe-4S double cluster binding domain-containing protein, with the protein product MQQSLCGRCSRCVKACPAKALQGPTWYPGLPREELLDAWACDQWKKEHYYQYQRGHACGMCTAVCPHGLRFPNGDVPS